A stretch of Triticum aestivum cultivar Chinese Spring chromosome 1D, IWGSC CS RefSeq v2.1, whole genome shotgun sequence DNA encodes these proteins:
- the LOC123182407 gene encoding uncharacterized protein At5g19025 — MADCRSLIEFLRAFEHRRRASAAAGGSPSPCARPRRAASSSSSSPSSRGKLFTSLCDNPPPTAALDALALLAVLGALAFLAAPYARLLAREAADLVRQYPEEPYSYVAFAAGAGAAVAAVAGLLAWEAAGNHARKCGRPRCRGLRKAVEFDIQLETEECVRGSGRLLPPGGHAKTLLAAGGSAARLVELGEEHRELEAELRKMAPPNGRSVLIFRSPCGCAKGRMEVWGAKKVRRIKK, encoded by the coding sequence atggcGGACTGCCGCAGCCTCATCGAGTTCCTCCGCgccttcgagcaccgccgccgcgcctccgcggcggccggcggctccCCCTCGCCGTGCGCCCGCCCCCGCCGCgcggcctcttcctcgtcctcatcgccGTCGTCGCGGGGAAAGCTATTCACCTCGCTCTGCGACAACCCGCCCCCGACCGCCGCCCTGGACGCGCTCGCCCTCCTGGCCGTGCTCGGCGCGCTGGCCTTCCTGGCCGCGCCCTACGCCAGGCTGCTGGCCCGCGAGGCTGCGGACCTGGTGCGGCAGTACCCGGAGGAGCCCTACTCGTACGTGGCCTtcgcggccggcgccggcgccgcggtCGCCGCCGTGGCGGGGCTGCTCGCGTGGGAGGCGGCGGGCAACCACGCGCGCAAGTGCGGCCGGCCCCGCTGCCGCGGCCTGCGCAAGGCCGTCGAGTTCGACATCCAGCTCGAGACGGAGGAGTGCGTGCGCGGGAGCGGCAGGCTGCTGCCGCCCGGCGGCCACGCCAAGACACTCCTCGCGGCCGGCGGCTCCGCCGCGCGCCTCGTCGAGCTCGGCGAGGAGCACCGGGAGCTCGAGGCGGAGCTCAGGAAGATGGCGCCCCCCAACGGCCGCTCCGTGCTCATCTTCCGCTCCCCCTGCGGCTGCGCCAAGGGCAGGATGGAGGTCTGGGGCGCCAAGAAGGTGCGCCGGATCAAGAAGTAG